A segment of the Leptospira andrefontaineae genome:
CTTCCAAAAAAACTGTGGGGATAGTCCATGCAGGTGCAATCGTAGAAACTGAATTAAAAGAAGATTTCTTTTCCAACCAAAGAGTAGTCATTCGTTTGAATAGCCAAGACTTCTCTTTGATGAATAATGTAGTGAATCGTATCAAAGAAACTGTTCCAGAAAAATTCGGATTAAAAGCAGACTCCATCCAAGCTTTAACTCCCTCTGAGATTGTGATAGAAGTAGGCGCAGGCTTCTCTGCGAAATCTCCAGGTTTACTTAATCTTCTCTCCGATCTGGAAAACATCACCGTAGAATCAAATCCAAGAGCTAAAGTTGTGATCAACGAAAGATCCGGTGTCATCGTAATGGGCGGAAACATCTCAATCGATGAAGTAGCAGTTGCCAGATCCGGTTTAAGTCTTTCCGTCGCAGATAAGAACAGAAGACCTACAAGACTGAGTGGGGAAAAACCTCCCACAAAAGAATCTTTCGTGATAGAAGAGGCTACTCAAGTCTCCGATGTAGTGGAAGCATTGAATAAAGTAGGAGCTTCTACAAAAGATATCATAGCAATTTTAGAAGCATTGAAGGCGGCAGGTGCACTTCATGCGGAACTGGAGATACAATAATGATAGATAAAATCCAAGACTATCGTTCTAAATTGGATCTTACAGAAAGGCCGGAAGTCCAAAAACTTTTACGTGAAGAAAAAAATGCAAAACCGGGCCAAAGTTTTCCGGATCAATTAAGAGAAGAGTTTAATAATACTTTATCCGGAAAGGTTTCCTCTTCTGAGGTGAGAATGCCTCATAATATTAAAGAAGAGATCGCTGCAGACCCATATCGTAAGAAGTTATTCGATGCTTCCGGTGAATTTGAATCCATCTTTGTAAAGATGATGTTGAAGGAAATGAAATCCACAGTCCATAAGTCCGGACTTATAGACGGCGGTTACGCAGAAGAAATTTTCGAAGATATGCTTTATGACGAATATTCCAAGAATTTATCTGCGAATTCTTCTTTGGGATTGGCGGAACAGATCTACCAATCTTTGTCTTCTAATCTTCCGCCGATCTCTAAACTGAATTCGAAAGTTTAATAAAGTTTATTCGCTCCTGGTCTCTTTCTTTGGACTTAACGAACTAAACTTTATTGACATTTACCTGGTTCGTTATGTAAACTAATCTTCCGGTTTGTATGATACAAATCAGTGAAATTCTAAATCTAATTTTTGACTCCATAGGTTTGGTTACGATAGTCGCTCTTTATCGGATCGGACTCATACCAAAATATAAATATCTATTTATTGGATTCCTATGTGTCTGGTTTAGCAGCCTGTTTACAGTTTTGGAAGGTTTTTTCTGGCCTGTATTCTTGAATTTCCTCGAACATTTCACTTTCTTATTATCTGGAGCCTTCTTTCTATTCGGGATAAACGTTTATTTTTTAAAAAGGCGGGAAGTCTGAAATGAACGTTATATCGATTATGAGTTTGGCGACTTTTTTCCTATATGCGATTTCTTTAACTCTATTGATCAGAAGTATATTGAAAAATCATGTTATGTTCGGGCCTGGAGTATTTGCGGCCGCGGCTCTTTCTACAGGATTTTTTGTATGTGTTTCTAATTTTTTAGAACATTCGGGCATCAGTGATATTTTAGATGATTATGAAGGGTTTGCTCGAGATCTTTTTGTAATGTTTCTCCTGATCTTTTTATATGTGGATTCGATGCATAGGGAACAGGCAAAAAGAGAGAAGGATCAAAAAAGAATACAAAACGAGCTTAAGGAAAAAGCGTTCTTGCTTACTGAGATCCATCATAGAGTAAATAATAATCTACAGATAGTTTCGAGCCTTCTTTCAATGCAAAGAGCGAATAAGGAAGACGAGAATATTTCGGAGGCTCTTAGGATCGCACAGAATCGGATCCAGTCTATCGCAAAGATCCATCAGATTATCTATGATTCTAATAATCTTTTGCAGATCGGGGCCGAATCAATTTTAGATCCTGTAATTCAAAATCTGGAAAATACTTATAAGAATAAATCCGGGAAAATTTCAGTTAATATTGAAATAGATAAGAATATTAAATTGGATCCGGATACTGCTATGCCTCTCGGCCTGATTTTAAATGAACTCGTTACAAACTCCTTGAAACATGCATTCTGTGAAGGAGAAAGCGGTGAGATTTCCGTTCGATTGGAACAGGATGATAAAAATCTAATATTGTCCGTTTCCGATTCGGGGAAAGGGATCGAAGATTCAACCAACCAGACAGAAGGGATCGGGATGAAACTTGTGGAAAGTTTAGTCCTGCAGATAAGAGGAAGTGTTCTTGTGGATTCTAAAGAGGGAATGTCCGTAAGGATTGTGGTTCCTAAGGAAGGAAAACCGAGTATAGTATTTACTCTTCCTTAGGAAATTTTAAAGGTTAATCGACTTTTGGTTTTTTTACGGAAAGAAATAAAAGGATGATCCATCCTATAACTGTCCATCCTAAAAATAAATTGAGGACAGGGATTAATATTAAATTCTTCTTTTTGACGATTGCCACGATAGAAGGAAGAAAATACATCCCAATAAAAGGCAGAAGGAACACAATTTCAAAAATGCTTAAATTACCTATAAATCCAAATATCATAGTTACCTCTAATATTACTATTCAATCAGGTCCCTAAAACAGACAGAATCCAAATCTTTCTGCAAAGAAGTTTCTGCCTTATCCATTTTCTCTCGAACTTTGTCCGGATACACATGAAAAGAAGGATCTTCTTTTAATAGAGGCTCAGGTATTCTGCGATAAAAATCTCCCAGGGTCAGATCTTCTCCCGATACCACTGGCAACCAGGCACCACCTTCATTTGTTTCTACAAGTAGGCCTGCTTCGGATAATGTTTTAGTAAGCCTTGGGATCTCTTCTGCATGAAGGCCTGATTTGATCGCGAGGTCTCCGCTTCGAGGGGAAATTTTACTTTCTTTTTGGACCAAGTAGACTGCTTTCAAGACTCCGATCAACTTTCTGAACTCATAGCTAAATGCAGTATGATGTTCTTCTATCAATTGAAAAGGTGCGTAGTATCTTTCCGGATATTGAACGCAGGCGGTAACTTCTGCGCCAAATAGAACGATCAATGATAATGAATACACTCCAATCAGGAAAATAGGTATGGAAGCGAGTGCCTTGTACACTATCATTGTAGTTTCGGAGAAGGAGGTGATATACACCTGAAAGCCATACAGGAAGGCCAAAAAGATCACACTCGTAAATCCTGCTCCCCAAGAAGATGCCCTGATTGGGACCTTTGTGTTCGGGATCAAAGTAAATAAAGCCAAAAAGAAAAGCCAGATCCCTATTAATGGAAAGAAGAATTTTAGAATATTATAAGGTGAGAATACTGACTCTCCTCCTTGTAGGATGATCGTTTCGTATTTAACATCCTTATATTCCGAAAGACTGATCTTTCTATATTCTCCTATATTCAATAATCTGAATCTTCCATTTTCACTTCTGTCCAATAGTCCGGAGGCGAAAACTTTTCCTTTAGCCGGGATATAAAAAGTATTCCAATGTTCTCCGCCATCAATGGAGACTAGGATATTCCCGAGAGCATCCAAAAGGAAAATGTCCGCTGATTCTTCGTTTTCTATGGACCAGACTTTAGTAAATGTGTATCTTTTATGGCTGAGATTTTTCCAGGAATAACCGCCATCTTCTGTTTTGAAAACGGAACCTCTTTCTCCCGTTACAAAAAATTCTCCCGGTCTGATCCGATGAATATCTTTTAAGCCGTGGCCCGTGATCTTGGTTGCATTCCAAGTATATCCACCGTCTTCACTTTTCCAAACATTCCCATCTTCATCCACTATGTATCCGAGATAAGGTTCAGGAAAATAGACACGGTTTGCACGTATTTTTAGAACATTTGTGAATACCGGTTTATAACTTCTTCCTTGGGTGAAAAAATGTAGGACTTCCCCGTTGGAGAAGATTAAATAGAAATTGCCTTCGTTGATATATTCAAAATCTTTAAAATTAGAATTATCGAAATAGATTGCATTCCATACGGAACCATCTACCGGTTTGGAAAGGAATAATCCATTTTCGGAAAGTGCATATACTTTTCCATCTTTGATAGAAACTCTAACAAAATTCTCTTTGGAAATGTCCGGCTTTTCGCAGAAGTCTACACGGACACCGAAGGAATCAAGACAGCGAATATTTTTAAGATCTATGTCTTTCTCGTCTAGATAATAGTCCTTTTTGAGACCTGAATCCATTCGGAATAATGTGCCATTCTCACCAGCGATCCAAATATGATTTTCTGAGTCCTTGTCCATACTCAGATAATGAGGCGGGCGAAATACATCCGTTACTTTTTTAGCAAGATTGTCGCCGATCACTAAGAGCAAAGGACCGATAGAAAGAACAAAAAAGTAAAATACGAATTCTTGTAGAACGGATCTTTTTTCTTCTATCCTCCAGATGGAGTTAAAGGAGTTTTCTAAAGATCTTAGTACAGTGGTTGCGGAGAAGACTAAAAGAATAAAACCGATTGCGCCGATCTGTCTAGCAGCATCTATTAGTTCTCCCAGGGTATCCAGGTACGGATTGATATCTAAGTTGATATTACTTACTAAGAAAAATGCATTAATTTTATCGAATATTTCTTCTTTACGATTGTCCAATCCTGAAGTGATCGTTAAAAGGGAAAGTGCTACTACAAGCATCGGGATCAAAGAAACGATTGTGGTATAAGAAATACCAGAGGCCTTGATAAGACATTCGTCTTTGGCAAAACGATAGGCGGAAGCCGCTAAAACACGGACCGTAAAGTTCAGTTTTCTTCCTAAACCTGCGTCGGGAATATAATCAAAAAATCTACTATACTTTGTATTCGGATGAGAATTCATTTCTTAATCGCGTAATGCACCATAGAAGAAGTGAGTGGTATTCCTTTTTGGGAAAGTTTACTTTTGAAATGGTAGAAAAAGATCCTGAACCATTTTAAATAATCCTTCCAGCTTGAAAAACTTCCCCTTGATTTTAAAAGTTTAGCGGAAAGAGGGAAGTCCACTCCGAGGTAGGTAATTTGTCTTTCGAATCCTCTTATGGCAAGAATTTTCCGAAGGATTTTTGCAGAATAATAATACACATGGCCAGGAAGATAATAGTGATAATTTTTACCTGCTTCCATTGCCTGCCAGGCATCGAAATTTGCGGTTTGAATAAGAAGTAATCCGCCTGGTTTTAGGATCCTTGCAAGTTTATTGAATACTTCTTTTGGGTTCTCTAAATGTTCGATCACTTCGATTAGTGTTATCACATCGAAAAAATTTTCGGGGATTTCTGCGTCCAAGAATTGGCCCTGCCAAACTTTGAAACCTCTTGCCTCAGCTTGTTTAGCGGAGAAGGGGGAAATTTCCACACCGTAAGGCGAAAATCCTTTTTCTTTAGCACATTCTAAAAAGCCACCGAAGGAGCAGCCGATATCCAAGAAGTTTCCGGAAGATTTGAATTTGGAAATATTTTTTAAACGAGCAAACCAAACATATCGATCGAATTTTTCCGTCTGTCTTTCGTCTCTATAAGTGAATTCCTGATTACCGGTATAATATTCTTCCGTATATAATGACTCAGGTTCAGGTCTTGGGAATTGTGCTTGGAATCCGCAGGTTTTGCAAATTTGGATAGGAAGATTGAAACCGTTAAATTCGGATCTGTATAAAGGTTCCCAATCACAATCCCCAGTAAGAGGGCATTCTTCTTGGATTATTTTTTGGCGAGAAAGATCCAATGACAAATCCTCTCATCCAATTTTCCTAATGGAGTTCTCTCCGTATAACCGATTTCGAAAGAAGAAAAATTTTGAAGAAGGTTTTGCACGTCTTCTTTGGAATAAAACCAGGTGGCACCACCGGCAAGATCCGTAGTTCCTATCTTACCTTTTTCCGCCTTAAGATGAGTATCACCTTCTGCTCTGACAGAAGCTGCTAGATAACCGCCTTTTTTTAAAATACGAAAGGTATCATCTAACATAGATTTTGCGAGTTCCGGTGAATTATAATGTAGGACTCCCCAACTTACTATAAGATCAAACTCTTCATCCGCAAACGGATAAGGAGGAGAATTTAGAAGAAAAGTTTTGGCCCAAGGATAAGATTCCTTAACCGACTGGATAGAATTTTCACTATAGTCTGCGGCGGATACTTCGTAACCAAAATCTTTTAGAAGAACACAATGTCTTCCGGAACCTGTCCCAAAATCCAAAGCTTTAGGAGAATTGGAAGAAGAAGGAAATTTAGAGATCATACGAACTAAATTCTCATCGGGATAGGAAAGTTTAGCTTTAGGTCTGGTGTAATGAGTTTCCCAGGCCTCTTTGGAAGGATGCTCAGCGGGCTTCATATTCCGCCTTCAAACGATTTTTCACGGAACCATTCCATTCTTCTTCGGAAGAAGAAACCTTTGATCTTAAACAAAGAACTCTGGTCCTTGTTTCATTCCCCAAAGAGGTATCCAGCTTAGAACCAGGCTCTTTTAAGTTTTGATTTAAAAGAATTGTTTCACCATAATTTGTAGGAAAATCTTCCCAGGATTTCAGAACAGAAACTCCTCTGGGTGGAATATCAAAACGAACTTGAGATTTTAGTTTTTTAGGAATTTCTAAACTGGAAGGAGGAGGTGTAATCGGCTCTCCTACCAAAAGTTTTACCAGGTTGGTGAAATAATCATAACCGGAATAACCTGGTACAAGAATATCTGCCAGGTATTCACCGCCAACTTCTGGAGCGGCTTCGATTAAAACAAGATCCCCATTTTCATCCGATCTGAATTCGGCCACAAAAGGACAATTTTTCAGACCAGTTGCCTTAACGATCGCTCTGCATAACATCTTGATCTCGCCTTCCAATTCGGATTTAGGGAAGGGAAGTCTATGAGCCGCTTCTAAAAAAGGAGGAAAAGAAGAAGTCTCCTTTAAGGAAATATTCACCAAATGGAATTCGGAACCTTCTACCAATCCCAAAACAGTATATTCAGGACCTGGAATATACTCTTCTAGAAGCCAGGTTTCAGGATGAGGAGAATTTGCAGTAGTTTTTGATTTGGGTTGTTTTTTGGGAGAAATTATATTCGCAACTGATTTCAGCTCAGAATCGGATTCTACGAGTTGGATCCCCGATTTGCCGCTACCTTGGCTCGGTTTTAAGATCCATGGATAAGGAAAAGATTTAGACTTTGCTTTGATCTCGGAGACAGGGATCTCTCTCGGAACTCTGATACCTTTGGGAGCCAGTGTTTCTTTCAAAATGTGTTTATCAGAAAATTTTAATACAGATTCTGTGCTTGCATACTTGAGTTTTAGTTTTTCTGCAAGGTAGGCTGTGCTATAAGTAGCTTTGCCGAAGGATCTTGTTCCGACTCCTACGATTGGGGTAGGTAAAGGATTTTCGGCAACCGCTCTTAAGATCCTTCTGTATTCGAAGGTGGACTCAATGATCCTCATGCTTGCTAAGGCAAAGCCTGGGGCCTTATCGTTTTTGTCTACTGCGGCTACTTCTAGGCCTAACGCTCTTGCTGCAGAGATTAAGGGTACCTGGTTTTTGCCGGCTCCTAAGGAGAGAAAATACCCTTTTTTCTTCATCCCCTGGATAAATAGCCCTCCGAACAAGAGATGTCAAAGGTTTTTTAGTAATGAGACAAAATCCGCCTTCTTTGTGGGAGTTCAAACAGGATTGTAGAAGGCGGCCCCCACCCTGGTTCGGGTGGAGGAGGAGGGCCCGTGGGAGGTTGCTTCCAGACTCTATATCAGAAAATTTTCAAATTCTCAGCTCCGATTTCCACACTTTCGGGATGGAATGTAGATTCTGGATTCCGTTGCCCTTCTGGCCGGAATGAAATTTTCCGAATCACAGTTCCGCCAGGGATGTGAAGGGCTTGTCCCACCGAAGGTGGGATGAGGCGGGCTCGCCGAAACCGTAGCAGCCCGGTCCCGCCGTCGGGCGGGAGGCGGCCGTCACTCGTCTTGTTTTTGAGATTAGTAGGAACTCCTTCTTATTTTTTCTTTTTATGTCTTCAAAAGCGTAATGGGAATTTTGAAAAACTCCGATCCTTAAAAAGAGCAGGAGAAAGTAGAATGTTAAGAGGAATGTACACCGGATCTAATGGAATGATCGTGCAGCAGACGCGCATGGACGTGATCTCCAACAATCTTGCGAACGTGGACAAAACCGCTTTCAAAAGGGATACAACGTTGTTCAAAACTTTCCCTGAACTTTTGATCCATAGATTCAGCGAAGACGGTGTAGGCAAGGTGCCTATGGGCTCGTTTGATACAGCTCCTGTGGTCGGTAAACTCGGGTTAGGCGCCGAGGTGAATGAAATTTATACAAGATTCGAACAAGGGGCCGTGAAGAAGACAGATAACCCTTTCGATATGATGTTACAAGATCGACCTGGCACAGAACATCCTGCCTTCTTTAGCATTTTAACAAATAGAGGAGAAAGGCTTTCTCGCTCAGGTGCATTTGTTTTAGATACGAATGGTTATTTGGTGACCCCTCAAGGTTTTCCTTTGATGGGAGAGAATGGTCCGATCAAAGTTGCTCGCGGTAATTTTTTAATTAGAGAGAATGGGGAAGTTTGGATCAACGGTGAGATTGGTAACGATCCTCGCAATTCTACCGGCGCGGATAAGAATAAATTTGAAACTCCTGTTCTTTTGGATCGTATCAAGATCCGCACTGTGGAAAATCCTCGTCATTTAGATAAAGAAGGGGATTCTTTTTACAATGATACTCCCGAGTCCGGTGAACCAAGACCTTTTCTTTTGGAAGAAGAACCAAATCTTCTCCAAGGTTATTTAGAAGCTTCTAATGTAAGTGTCGTGACTGAAATGGTAGAAATGATAGAAGTGAACCGCTCTTACGAAGCAAATCAGAAGACTGTCCAAACTCAAGATCAGATGTTAGGTAAACTTCTGAATGATGTGTTAAGATAGAAATCCTTTCCTCTCAATCCGAACCGCCCCTCTTTTCTGGCTCTCGGATTGACAGCAAAAGCATCCCTATCTCTACACCTCATTCCCGCACTGGCATCACTATCACACGACTCAACCAACACATCGAGTCCGAATACATTTGCATTCTTAATGAAGCTAAACTCATTCAGATACAATTGGGAATACTTTGGCTTTATGTATCCGTAAGAAGCAAAGGCAGTCTTCAGGACTCTTTGATTACCTTCTGCTACTTGGTTGTGGACTCCATTCTTACTCCATCTATTTCGAGCAAATCTGAATCTATTATCCTTTGATCTTGCTGAGTGATTAACTGATCTGTGGTTCTTGTATATTCCCCAAAGCCAAGGGTATCCTTGGTCTGTAAAAAGGGGAGTGCAAGTCGGAAGATGTTCTTTGATTAAAGGTCCGAGAGTATCTGCCTTTTGATTAGGGACTGATGAGAAGAATACTGGTCCTTGCTTTATTGCTATAGTCTGGACTAAGGTTCCGACTTGTTTCCCTCCTAGTTTCTCTGAAAGGTAAATCGAAGAAGTTGCACCACTATGTCTGTATCTTTTCCTACCTTGGCTTGCTCTTTCTCCCGCAGAATATAATACAGCAGTGTCTACGCAAACGTAGGGCCGTTTTGCCATGATCTTGGTAATGTCTCTATTCTCATTAGGAGGTAGTAGGAAGTCTTTGAACTGATCGCTTAAGGCTTCGTATGTGAGCTTCTTATACTTTGGGTTTTGGTCTGACGCAAAGAGTTGGAATCTTCTCTTTAGTAAGCTCGCTGCATTATATCCTATTCTTAGCTTCTTACTTAGTTCTGTTGCTGTTACTACCTTTGGGTATTGGACTAGAGATTCGTAGAGTATATATCCGAACATCCATATTGGTAGTTTGAAGTGATGAAGGGGAGTGTAGCTAAGTCTTGAAGTTAAATATCTACATTGAGAGCATCTAATTAAGTCAGGTCTTGTTGAGATCTCTTTGTCTAAGACTCTATTGTTACATTCAGGAGTTGGACAGTGTTTTGGATAGAAGTCATTTAGTATCTTCTTGGTTATTTCTGTGAAGTAGGTTGTATTGAGTGCAGGATTGTAGTGTTTTGTCCATGTTGTCTGAAGGAAATTTCTACTTGCACTTTTTCTAATTTTAGTGTAGGTGAGGGTTTCGGTTCGGATTCGGGGGAAGAGATAGATAGAAATCCCTTCGCACCAATCCTTACAGGAGCCGCTTTCGGCTCTTGAATAGAATTCGACATCAAAGCATCGAGTCCAAAGACTCGCGCATTCTTAATAAAAGAAAACTCATTCAAATAGAGTGTAGAATTTTGCGGCCGAATGTATCCGTAAGATGCGAATGCGGTTTTGAGAAGACGTTGATTTCCTTCCGCGACTTGATTATGAACTCCATTTTTACTCCAACGATTCCTGGCCCAGCGATATCTGCCTTCCACAGATTTTCCATTGTGATTCACACTTCTATGATTCTTGTAAATATTCCAAAGCCACGGATATCCTTGATCTGTGAATAGCGGAGTAGAAGTAGGAAGATGCTCTCTAATAATAGGTCCGAGAGTATTTGCTTTCTGATTGGGAACAGAACTAAAGAAGGCAGTGCCACTTTTAACAGCAATAGTTTGTACAAGAGTTCCAACTTGCTTACCTCCCAGCTTCTCAGAAAGATATATAGATGCAGTAGCACCACCATGACGATACCGTTTACGACCTTTATTCGCGCGCTCACTCGCCGAATACAAAACGGCTGTATCAGCGCATACATAAAGCCGATTCGCCATTTCACCGCTAATATCAATATCAGCATCAGATAACACGAAATCGCGGAACCGCACAGCTAAATCCTTGTACGCCAACTTCTTATAAACAGGAAGCTGCTAAGAACAGAATAGCTGAAATCGCCGCTTAAGCAAAGAAGCGGCCTTACCACTAATACATAGCTTCTTACAAATCTCGGTAGCAGTCAGAACTTTTGGAAACTGAACCATAGATTCATAGAATACAAATCCAAACATCCATAACGGCAATTTGAAATGATGAAGGGGAGTGTAGCTCAAACGAGAAGTCTGGTAATGACAGACTTTGCATCGAATCACATCCGGCCGCGTACTGATCTCTTTATCCATAACATCGCAACAATTCTTGCAGTGTTTGGATAGAAGTCGGACAAAAGCTTTTTGGCAACAGCAGCATAGAAGCTAGTGTTATGTGGAGTCAGATCACGATTTAAATCATGTTGTCGCCAATTAGTATGTCGGAATTTAGCGGATGAAGCGATCGTACCTTCAGTACGATCGTAAGAGTTAGCTTTTATTGTGAGGATCGGTAGGGAGAGATAGATAGTAATTCCTTAAGTAACTTTCGTTCTCGATACGATCCTTGCAAAAAGTGTTGGAAAATACTTATGCATCCAAAGTCCAAATTCTTCCTTAGGTCCTGCAATTACTGCCTCCAATTTTTCCTCACTAATCGCTTTTAAAATTTTACGGGCACATTCGTTTGCTTGGATTGTGGCTTTCGTATGAAGATTCGGTAACCCATGCTTTGCTCCATCTCCTTTCAGCGCGTTTTGGGAGATCTGAGTCTGTATAAAACCCGGATAAACCAAGGTAACTTTAATTCCTAATGCGCGATTTTCGGCTCTGAGTGCTTCGAAAAATCCAGTTAATGCAGCTTTAGTTGCAGAATATCCTGTTCTATAGGGTACTCCGAATTTTCCAGCCACGCTTGAAATAGATGCTATCCAACCTTTTTTTCTATCTTGAAGAAACGGAAGTGTGGCTAGTGTTAGGGCGATATTTCCGTAAAAATTCACATTCATCAATGTTTCATATGTATTTAAATCGGTATCATGAGCCAATGAACGTTGGCTGATTCCTCCGTTATTAATCAGAACATCAATATGTCCGAATTTACTTAATACCTTTTTGGGAAATTGATCCAAACTTTTGTATTTGCTTAAATCCAAGGGAAGAATCAATGAATTGGTATCACTCAAATTATTTTCGAGTTGTACTCGTTTTAATTGTTCTTTCCGGCGCGCGGAAAGAACAATTTTTGCACCTTGCATTGCCAATTCTTGAACTAATGCTTCTCCGATTCCTGAAGAAGCACCGGTAACCCAAACAACTTTATTATTGTAAAATGATTTCATAATATTCTTTTCTTGCCCTAAGATTCCTGAACGACTTCCAAAATCTGATCGCCTAAATCGATTCGACGATCTGCAGAGCGGATGGATGATTTTACAATATCTCCCGGTTTCAAGTATTCCGTTCTTTTACTCTGGCCTTTAATGAATAGTTTCCATTTCTTCTTCTCGGAGAGAAGTCCGCCGATTTTTTGAACCAATTTGCCTGGCGCCCTAAGTGCGCATCCTGATGGAGTCCCGGTAATAAGAATATCTCCTGGAGATACATTACAAAATTGAGATAATTCGGAAATGGTTTCGGCTGGTTTGAAAACGAGATTGGAAGCGGTGTCATGCTGTCGTATCTGATCATTCACAAGTAAGGTTAGTTCTAATGAATTCAATAGATCAAAATCTCCCGGTTCAAGAACAGCTAAGACAGGGCCAGCGGGCAGAAAGGTACGATACGATTTTCCTTTATACCATTGCATCTGAGGCAATTGAATGTCTCTGGCTGAGACATCGTTCGCCATGAAAAAGGCTGCCACATAATCAGAAACATTTTTGGAGTTCACTTCAATTTTAGAATTTATACTTTTCCCGAAAACAATCCCGAGTTCGATTTCATAATCTAAAAGTTTTACATGATTTGGACGGATAATTTTTCCTATAGGGTTTGAGAGTGATGCGTCGGATTTTGTGAAAAACATATTATAACTTTTATCATCCGGATCCAAACCCGATTCGACCAGATGCTGTCTATAATTAGCGCCTTGACATATGATTTGGCAAGGCGCCGTGACCGGTGAAAGAATCGAAGCTTGCTTTACGGAAAAATTCGTTGTATTCGACTTTATAGGATTCTTTTTTAAGAAATCTAATAGTTCTTTCGTGCTCAAGTCACCTACATTTAGTGGATAAACAATTCCGTTCTCTATTTGGCCCCAATCGATGGTTTTTTCCTTGTTGTATCTTATATAATTCTTTGCCATTTTATTCCCTTCGTATTAATATTTAATCCAATCTCTTGGCGGTCTTTCGACC
Coding sequences within it:
- a CDS encoding ATP-grasp domain-containing protein gives rise to the protein MKKKGYFLSLGAGKNQVPLISAARALGLEVAAVDKNDKAPGFALASMRIIESTFEYRRILRAVAENPLPTPIVGVGTRSFGKATYSTAYLAEKLKLKYASTESVLKFSDKHILKETLAPKGIRVPREIPVSEIKAKSKSFPYPWILKPSQGSGKSGIQLVESDSELKSVANIISPKKQPKSKTTANSPHPETWLLEEYIPGPEYTVLGLVEGSEFHLVNISLKETSSFPPFLEAAHRLPFPKSELEGEIKMLCRAIVKATGLKNCPFVAEFRSDENGDLVLIEAAPEVGGEYLADILVPGYSGYDYFTNLVKLLVGEPITPPPSSLEIPKKLKSQVRFDIPPRGVSVLKSWEDFPTNYGETILLNQNLKEPGSKLDTSLGNETRTRVLCLRSKVSSSEEEWNGSVKNRLKAEYEAR
- a CDS encoding flagellar hook-basal body protein, whose amino-acid sequence is MLRGMYTGSNGMIVQQTRMDVISNNLANVDKTAFKRDTTLFKTFPELLIHRFSEDGVGKVPMGSFDTAPVVGKLGLGAEVNEIYTRFEQGAVKKTDNPFDMMLQDRPGTEHPAFFSILTNRGERLSRSGAFVLDTNGYLVTPQGFPLMGENGPIKVARGNFLIRENGEVWINGEIGNDPRNSTGADKNKFETPVLLDRIKIRTVENPRHLDKEGDSFYNDTPESGEPRPFLLEEEPNLLQGYLEASNVSVVTEMVEMIEVNRSYEANQKTVQTQDQMLGKLLNDVLR
- a CDS encoding transposase, yielding MRKSASRNFLQTTWTKHYNPALNTTYFTEITKKILNDFYPKHCPTPECNNRVLDKEISTRPDLIRCSQCRYLTSRLSYTPLHHFKLPIWMFGYILYESLVQYPKVVTATELSKKLRIGYNAASLLKRRFQLFASDQNPKYKKLTYEALSDQFKDFLLPPNENRDITKIMAKRPYVCVDTAVLYSAGERASQGRKRYRHSGATSSIYLSEKLGGKQVGTLVQTIAIKQGPVFFSSVPNQKADTLGPLIKEHLPTCTPLFTDQGYPWLWGIYKNHRSVNHSARSKDNRFRFARNRWSKNGVHNQVAEGNQRVLKTAFASYGYIKPKYSQLYLNEFSFIKNANVFGLDVLVESCDSDASAGMRCRDRDAFAVNPRARKEGRFGLRGKDFYLNTSFRSLPNI
- a CDS encoding SDR family oxidoreductase is translated as MKSFYNNKVVWVTGASSGIGEALVQELAMQGAKIVLSARRKEQLKRVQLENNLSDTNSLILPLDLSKYKSLDQFPKKVLSKFGHIDVLINNGGISQRSLAHDTDLNTYETLMNVNFYGNIALTLATLPFLQDRKKGWIASISSVAGKFGVPYRTGYSATKAALTGFFEALRAENRALGIKVTLVYPGFIQTQISQNALKGDGAKHGLPNLHTKATIQANECARKILKAISEEKLEAVIAGPKEEFGLWMHKYFPTLFARIVSRTKVT
- a CDS encoding fumarylacetoacetate hydrolase family protein, with product MAKNYIRYNKEKTIDWGQIENGIVYPLNVGDLSTKELLDFLKKNPIKSNTTNFSVKQASILSPVTAPCQIICQGANYRQHLVESGLDPDDKSYNMFFTKSDASLSNPIGKIIRPNHVKLLDYEIELGIVFGKSINSKIEVNSKNVSDYVAAFFMANDVSARDIQLPQMQWYKGKSYRTFLPAGPVLAVLEPGDFDLLNSLELTLLVNDQIRQHDTASNLVFKPAETISELSQFCNVSPGDILITGTPSGCALRAPGKLVQKIGGLLSEKKKWKLFIKGQSKRTEYLKPGDIVKSSIRSADRRIDLGDQILEVVQES